A genomic segment from Curtobacterium sp. MCSS17_007 encodes:
- a CDS encoding MarR family transcriptional regulator, whose product MQENEGRAARPHLPARARTAAGAEAIAGLEALGESVHEADDAALRKLDLRSTDALALLHVVQAAAADRPLSPTALASRLGITTAAVTKLVDRLSRAGRAERRPNPRDRRGIVVIPSADAAADLEQAYGHITSPLVQVVDELSDAEAEVIARFANRLGLAIRLGL is encoded by the coding sequence GTGCAGGAGAACGAAGGACGAGCTGCCCGACCGCACCTCCCGGCACGGGCCAGGACGGCTGCGGGGGCCGAGGCGATCGCGGGGCTCGAGGCGCTCGGCGAGAGCGTGCACGAGGCCGACGATGCCGCGCTCCGGAAGCTCGACCTCCGCTCGACCGACGCGCTCGCCCTGCTGCACGTGGTGCAGGCGGCCGCGGCGGACCGTCCCCTCAGCCCGACGGCACTCGCGTCGCGCCTCGGCATCACGACCGCCGCGGTGACGAAGCTCGTCGACCGCCTGAGTCGTGCCGGACGTGCCGAGCGGCGTCCGAACCCGCGCGACCGCCGGGGCATCGTCGTCATCCCCTCGGCGGACGCCGCCGCGGACCTCGAGCAGGCCTACGGGCACATCACGTCACCCCTGGTGCAGGTCGTCGACGAGCTGTCCGACGCCGAGGCGGAGGTCATCGCACGGTTCGCCAACCGGCTCGGGCTGGCGATCCGGCTCGGCCTCTGA
- a CDS encoding serine hydrolase — protein MTEPDAAPSSEPSAESGADTGAARRSRRRQHVGGGEGTRARGRHRGGADERFGATVEALGAVAREGAGVSASIIDTSTGKALLAVDDTLVQPVASLGRILLLIEVAAQLEDGRLHGDRLQRMARDTATGAGLWQFLQEPTMQVPDLATLVGATADAWAMNALLSSVGIDAVRERAEALGIDRTALIDRIRDRRGPDDAPDASVAPTGELAWLMRGLALGEVVDEAVSNRVLGWLSLASDTTLVAGAFGLDPLAHRALDHGLQAVVVTGSSTGVRAEAGILRGPGSSVSYAVTVTFDDATLQRRLAVVEALRTMGTEVLEAVHAASYR, from the coding sequence ATGACCGAGCCGGACGCGGCTCCGTCGTCCGAGCCGAGCGCGGAGTCGGGCGCCGACACGGGCGCCGCTCGCCGTTCCCGTCGCCGACAGCACGTCGGTGGCGGGGAGGGCACCCGCGCGCGCGGACGGCACCGCGGCGGTGCGGACGAACGGTTCGGCGCCACGGTGGAGGCGCTCGGTGCGGTCGCTCGCGAGGGTGCCGGCGTCAGCGCGTCGATCATCGACACGTCGACCGGCAAGGCCCTGCTGGCCGTCGACGACACCCTCGTGCAGCCGGTCGCGAGCCTCGGCCGGATCCTGCTGCTCATCGAGGTCGCGGCGCAGCTCGAGGACGGACGCCTGCACGGTGACCGGCTCCAGCGGATGGCGCGTGACACCGCGACCGGTGCCGGCCTCTGGCAGTTCCTGCAGGAGCCGACGATGCAGGTGCCGGACCTGGCCACCCTCGTCGGTGCGACTGCGGACGCCTGGGCGATGAACGCCCTGCTGTCCTCCGTCGGCATCGACGCCGTCCGGGAACGTGCCGAGGCGCTCGGCATCGACCGGACGGCCCTCATCGACCGCATCCGCGACCGTCGCGGACCGGACGACGCCCCGGATGCCTCGGTCGCGCCGACGGGGGAACTCGCGTGGCTCATGCGCGGCCTCGCGCTCGGTGAGGTCGTCGACGAGGCGGTGTCGAACCGGGTGCTCGGCTGGCTGTCCCTCGCCAGCGACACCACGCTGGTGGCCGGTGCGTTCGGGCTCGATCCGCTCGCGCACCGGGCGCTCGACCACGGACTGCAGGCCGTCGTGGTCACCGGCTCGTCGACCGGGGTCCGTGCCGAGGCGGGGATCCTGCGCGGCCCGGGGTCGTCGGTGAGCTACGCCGTCACCGTGACCTTCGACGACGCGACGCTCCAGCGGCGGCTCGCGGTCGTCGAGGCCCTGCGCACGATGGGCACCGAGGTGCTCGAGGCCGTGCACGCAGCGTCGTACCGCTGA
- a CDS encoding DUF4232 domain-containing protein — MHRSSRAPIVLASTGVVLALALSGCSSGGPDTAPTATETVTAPAGGSSSSVASSAPAPSSSSPSGAGESASGGDGGRCGTGSLAGSVESGSGGAAGSTVVHLALRNTGSTTCTLQGWPGVSFVGGGSGEQIGAAARRDEASAHPTVTLAPGAVAVAPLQITQAEDYPAAKCEPVAADGFRVYPPGSTESLFVRDPGVTACRSTDAGLLSVQGLVPEGQAAD, encoded by the coding sequence ATGCACCGCAGCTCTCGCGCACCCATCGTCCTCGCGAGCACCGGGGTCGTGCTCGCGCTCGCGCTCTCCGGCTGCTCGTCGGGCGGGCCGGACACGGCGCCGACCGCGACCGAGACCGTGACGGCTCCCGCCGGCGGCTCGTCGTCGTCCGTAGCGTCGTCGGCGCCGGCTCCGTCGTCCTCGTCACCCTCCGGGGCGGGTGAGTCGGCGAGCGGCGGCGATGGCGGTCGTTGTGGGACCGGATCCCTCGCGGGCAGCGTCGAGTCCGGCAGCGGTGGAGCCGCCGGGAGCACGGTCGTGCACCTGGCGCTCCGCAACACCGGCTCGACGACCTGCACGCTGCAGGGCTGGCCCGGGGTCTCCTTCGTCGGCGGCGGCTCCGGCGAGCAGATCGGCGCAGCGGCCAGGCGTGACGAGGCGTCGGCGCACCCGACGGTGACGCTCGCGCCGGGTGCCGTGGCCGTCGCACCGCTGCAGATCACCCAGGCGGAGGACTACCCGGCCGCGAAGTGCGAACCCGTGGCAGCGGACGGGTTCCGCGTCTACCCGCCCGGATCGACCGAGTCACTGTTCGTGCGCGATCCGGGTGTCACCGCCTGCCGGTCGACCGATGCGGGGTTGTTGAGCGTGCAGGGGCTCGTGCCCGAGGGGCAGGCCGCGGACTGA